Proteins encoded in a region of the Buchnera aphidicola (Thelaxes suberi) genome:
- the asd gene encoding aspartate-semialdehyde dehydrogenase has protein sequence MKQSVGFIGWRGMVGSVLLNRMYEEKDLEKIKPVFFSTSQSGKKVSLLNVLENQVLQDAYSLDHLKEMNIIISCQGGSYTEKMYFDLRKSGWKGFWIDAASTLRMHTDSVIVLDPINKDYIIQSINCGIKTFVGGNCTVSLMLLALGGLFKENLIDSINVSTYQAASGAGSKYILEMLHQMKTVSDFIQKDLLNTSLSILDIEKKVTHITKSNTFPRENFKVPLIGSLIPWIDIPMEHGQTREEWKIGVETNKILNTSVFIPIDGICVRIGVLRCHSQSFTIKLKKNITIKNIEEILLNNNKWIQIIRNNEKNSKKYLSPVHVSGTLFIPTGRIRKLSISNKHISIFSVGDQLLWGAAEPLRRMLKLLI, from the coding sequence ATGAAACAATCTGTTGGATTTATTGGATGGAGAGGTATGGTAGGATCTGTTTTATTAAATCGTATGTATGAAGAGAAGGATTTAGAAAAGATAAAACCAGTTTTTTTTTCAACTTCTCAATCCGGTAAAAAAGTTTCATTATTAAATGTATTGGAAAATCAAGTTTTACAAGACGCATATTCTTTAGATCATTTAAAAGAAATGAATATTATAATAAGTTGTCAAGGAGGATCTTATACAGAAAAAATGTACTTTGATTTAAGAAAATCAGGATGGAAAGGTTTTTGGATTGATGCTGCTTCTACTTTAAGAATGCATACTGATTCTGTAATAGTTTTAGATCCAATTAACAAGGATTATATTATTCAGTCTATTAATTGTGGTATCAAAACTTTTGTTGGTGGTAATTGTACTGTTAGCTTAATGTTATTAGCATTAGGAGGATTATTTAAAGAGAATTTAATAGACTCGATTAATGTTTCAACATATCAAGCTGCTTCTGGAGCAGGATCTAAATATATATTAGAAATGCTCCATCAGATGAAAACAGTATCTGATTTTATTCAAAAGGATTTATTAAATACATCTTTGTCTATATTGGATATAGAAAAAAAAGTTACACATATTACTAAAAGTAACACTTTTCCCAGAGAAAATTTTAAAGTTCCATTGATAGGAAGTTTAATTCCGTGGATTGATATTCCAATGGAACATGGTCAAACTCGAGAAGAATGGAAAATAGGAGTAGAAACAAATAAAATATTAAATACTTCTGTATTTATACCAATTGATGGGATATGTGTGCGAATAGGAGTTTTAAGATGTCACAGTCAATCTTTTACGATAAAATTAAAAAAAAATATTACTATAAAAAATATAGAAGAAATATTGTTAAATAACAATAAGTGGATTCAAATTATTAGAAATAATGAAAAAAATAGTAAGAAATATTTATCTCCTGTTCATGTTTCTGGAACTTTATTTATTCCTACTGGAAGAATAAGAAAATTAAGCATTAGCAATAAACATATTTCTATTTTTTCTGTAGGAGATCAATTATTATGGGGGGCTGCGGAACCCTTAAGACGTATGTTAAAATTATTAATATAA
- the leuS gene encoding leucine--tRNA ligase gives MIEEVYNYKKIEKYVQKYWINSKIFNTQINNNKKKYYCLSMLPYPSGNLHMGHVRNYTISDVIARYQRMIGKNVLHPIGWDAFGLPAEEAAIKHKLDPQQWTQKNIQLMKKQLCSLGYSYDWNKEINTSDPKYYKWEQWFFIQLYKKKLVYKKKEEVFWCSYDQTVLANEQVINGTCWRCQNTVSKKYISQWFLKITNYAEELLNELKNLHEWPKKVIRMQEKWIGKSQGIEILFNIEDYNNEKIKIFTTKPETIMEVTFLSLSPLHNFIKKISKKHDFINKFLKKIKKINILKSTKEEHNYIGLNTNIFAIHPITNKKIPIWIANFVKQDFGTGAVMSVPNDNYSKIDYLFALKNNISIKTNTVLSKGNEININHNIVSKKSLFNNDKNSDSLTCTKNNENAIKILLEKKIAKKKTFFRIKDWNISRQRYWGTPIPIATTNTGEKITIPENQLPVLLPYDDRFEENNSFNLLKENKSWINIEINGVKAKRETDTFDTFMESSWYYIRYTNPHFEKNMVDSEAVQYWLPVDQYIGGIEHATMHLLYFRFFHKLLRDFKLIQCNEPVKKLICQGMVLSDTFYYIDTNKRKHWVHFNKVKKIQCNELQTKYVLKKNNIEVKYIGKTKMSKSKNNGVDPALMIKKYGADTIRLFMMFASPVENALEWKENGVQGIFRFLNRLWKLVYLNQNLKIKLYELKYNQLTLYEKELLSDMHLTIMKVSENMHNSKCFNTTISSIMVLVKKIESFNINSKYSLSIKYLCLTNIVKMLYPFTPHICFVMWEKFLTQTQSKNIDFEQWPRYNTKYIIKSSILVIQINGKKKAELKLTTNLSKNEILKELQNNPKLKIYLKEKKINKIVFIRDKIFNIVIKK, from the coding sequence ATGATAGAAGAAGTATATAATTATAAAAAAATAGAAAAATATGTTCAAAAATACTGGATAAACAGTAAAATATTCAATACTCAGATAAATAATAATAAAAAAAAATATTACTGTTTATCCATGCTGCCTTATCCTTCAGGCAATTTACATATGGGACATGTTCGAAATTATACTATTAGTGATGTTATAGCTCGTTATCAAAGAATGATAGGAAAAAATGTATTGCATCCTATAGGTTGGGATGCTTTTGGTTTACCAGCTGAAGAAGCTGCAATCAAGCATAAACTTGATCCCCAACAATGGACTCAAAAAAATATTCAATTAATGAAGAAACAGTTGTGTTCATTAGGATATAGTTATGATTGGAATAAAGAAATCAATACTTCCGATCCAAAATACTATAAATGGGAACAGTGGTTTTTTATACAACTATATAAAAAAAAACTTGTTTATAAAAAAAAAGAAGAAGTCTTTTGGTGTTCTTATGACCAAACGGTATTGGCAAATGAACAAGTCATTAATGGAACATGTTGGCGTTGTCAAAATACTGTATCTAAAAAATATATATCCCAATGGTTTTTAAAAATTACTAATTATGCAGAAGAGCTACTAAACGAATTAAAAAATCTACATGAATGGCCTAAAAAAGTAATTCGTATGCAAGAAAAATGGATTGGTAAATCTCAAGGTATAGAAATTTTATTTAACATAGAAGATTACAATAATGAAAAAATTAAAATATTTACTACAAAACCCGAAACTATAATGGAAGTAACATTTCTTTCATTATCACCTTTGCATAATTTTATTAAAAAAATATCTAAAAAACACGATTTTATTAACAAATTTTTAAAAAAAATTAAAAAAATTAATATTTTAAAATCTACAAAAGAAGAACATAACTACATAGGTTTAAACACTAATATTTTTGCAATACACCCAATAACAAATAAAAAAATACCTATATGGATAGCAAATTTTGTTAAACAAGATTTCGGAACCGGAGCTGTAATGTCTGTTCCTAATGATAATTATAGTAAAATTGATTATTTATTTGCTTTAAAAAATAACATAAGTATTAAAACAAATACGGTTTTAAGCAAAGGAAATGAAATAAATATAAATCATAATATTGTATCTAAAAAAAGTCTATTTAATAATGATAAAAATTCAGATAGTTTAACATGTACCAAAAATAATGAAAATGCAATAAAAATTTTATTAGAAAAAAAAATCGCTAAAAAGAAAACTTTTTTTAGAATTAAAGATTGGAATATTTCTAGACAAAGATATTGGGGAACTCCAATTCCAATTGCAACTACAAATACAGGTGAAAAAATAACTATTCCTGAAAATCAACTACCTGTTTTACTACCTTATGACGATAGATTTGAAGAAAATAATAGCTTTAATTTACTTAAAGAAAATAAATCATGGATAAATATTGAAATTAATGGAGTGAAAGCAAAAAGAGAAACTGATACTTTCGATACATTTATGGAATCTTCTTGGTACTATATAAGATATACTAACCCTCATTTTGAAAAAAATATGGTCGATTCTGAAGCAGTACAATATTGGTTGCCTGTAGATCAATATATTGGAGGAATAGAACATGCAACCATGCATTTATTATATTTTCGTTTTTTTCATAAATTATTACGTGATTTCAAATTAATACAATGTAATGAACCAGTAAAAAAATTAATATGCCAAGGTATGGTACTATCTGATACTTTTTACTATATTGATACAAATAAAAGAAAACACTGGGTTCACTTTAACAAGGTAAAAAAAATACAATGTAATGAATTACAAACAAAATACGTACTTAAAAAAAATAATATTGAAGTAAAATATATCGGTAAAACAAAAATGTCAAAATCAAAAAATAATGGTGTTGATCCTGCGTTAATGATTAAAAAATATGGAGCCGATACAATACGATTATTTATGATGTTTGCATCACCTGTAGAAAACGCATTAGAATGGAAAGAAAATGGAGTACAAGGCATTTTTCGATTTTTAAATAGACTTTGGAAATTAGTTTATTTAAATCAAAATTTAAAAATAAAATTATATGAATTAAAATATAATCAACTTACTTTATATGAAAAAGAATTATTATCAGATATGCATCTTACTATTATGAAAGTATCTGAAAATATGCATAATTCGAAATGTTTTAATACTACTATTTCTAGTATTATGGTTTTAGTAAAAAAAATAGAATCTTTTAATATTAATAGTAAGTATAGTCTATCAATAAAATATCTATGTTTAACTAATATAGTTAAAATGTTATATCCATTTACCCCCCATATTTGTTTTGTTATGTGGGAAAAATTTTTAACACAAACGCAATCAAAAAATATAGATTTTGAACAATGGCCTCGTTATAATACTAAATATATTATTAAATCATCAATACTAGTTATTCAAATTAATGGTAAAAAAAAAGCTGAATTAAAATTAACAACAAATCTTTCAAAAAATGAAATTTTGAAAGAATTACAAAATAACCCTAAATTAAAAATATATTTAAAAGAAAAAAAAATAAATAAAATTGTCTTTATTAGAGATAAAATATTTAATATAGTTATAAAAAAATAA
- the nadD gene encoding nicotinate-nucleotide adenylyltransferase has protein sequence MNKLYAILGGTFDPIHYGHILLSKEIIKKLSLKKLFLLPNENPPHKNHIITPILHRINMIKLAILDIPHIEINYTEINQNNNKHYSINTLKKIRKQIGYTLPIALIIGNDNLINFKKWNQWNKILKFSHIIVLQRNNEQVKTIDNEINTFITNNTVKNINFLQQQPQGHIFFFKNTIINISSTKIRKNIKIRKKYSHLIPKSVNDYIKKNKLYINSRFNINNKIIITNNE, from the coding sequence ATGAATAAATTATATGCAATTTTAGGCGGAACTTTTGATCCAATTCATTACGGTCATATTTTGTTATCAAAAGAAATAATTAAAAAACTTTCATTAAAAAAATTATTTTTATTACCTAATGAAAACCCACCTCATAAAAACCATATTATTACCCCAATATTACATCGCATAAATATGATAAAATTAGCAATATTAGACATTCCACATATTGAAATTAATTACACTGAAATAAATCAGAATAATAATAAACATTATAGCATTAATACATTAAAAAAAATACGTAAACAAATTGGTTATACACTTCCTATAGCTCTTATTATAGGAAATGATAACTTAATTAATTTTAAAAAATGGAATCAATGGAACAAAATATTAAAATTTAGTCATATTATTGTATTACAAAGAAATAATGAACAAGTAAAAACAATAGATAATGAAATTAATACCTTCATTACTAATAATACTGTAAAAAATATAAATTTTTTACAACAACAACCACAAGGACATATATTTTTTTTTAAAAATACGATTATCAATATATCTTCTACAAAAATTAGAAAAAATATTAAAATTAGAAAAAAATATTCGCATTTAATACCAAAATCTGTTAATGATTACATAAAAAAAAATAAATTATACATAAATTCTCGTTTTAATATAAATAATAAAATTATAATTACAAATAATGAATAA
- the fbaA gene encoding class II fructose-bisphosphate aldolase yields MSNILKHINPGIIFGKDIKKIFYLAKKNKFAIPAVNCIGTDSINAVLSAAYEAQSPVIIQFSYSGAGFMAGNKINNIYHHNEHKNSITGAIAAAEYVNHLASHYKIPVILHTDHCHKEILPWIDHLIIEGNKKFQKTGKPLFSSHMIDLSKEKIKDNISVCKKYIKKMSKIDMLLEIELGCTGGEEDGIDNTSMNKELLYTSPEEVNYAYENLISISNNFTIAAAFGNVHGVYKTGSICLKPEILKKSQLYISQKHHLKKNPIDFVFHGSSGSYHDDIKKSISYGVVKINIDTDIQWASWSGVLQFYKKNQDYLHSQLGNKKGQDIPNKKYYDPRSWITYSQQSIKKRLIQSFKDFNSFNTL; encoded by the coding sequence ATGAGTAATATTCTAAAACATATAAATCCTGGCATAATTTTTGGAAAAGATATAAAAAAAATTTTTTATTTAGCAAAAAAAAATAAATTTGCTATACCAGCTGTTAACTGTATAGGAACTGATTCTATTAACGCTGTATTGTCTGCAGCATATGAAGCTCAATCTCCTGTAATCATTCAATTTTCATACAGCGGAGCTGGTTTTATGGCTGGAAATAAGATTAATAATATTTATCATCATAATGAACATAAAAATTCTATTACAGGAGCAATAGCAGCCGCAGAATACGTTAACCATTTAGCTAGTCATTATAAAATACCAGTGATATTACATACCGATCATTGTCATAAAGAAATTTTACCTTGGATCGATCATTTAATCATAGAAGGAAATAAAAAATTTCAAAAAACGGGTAAACCTCTTTTTTCTTCACATATGATTGATTTATCCAAAGAAAAGATAAAAGATAACATATCTGTATGTAAAAAATACATTAAAAAAATGTCCAAAATAGACATGTTACTTGAAATAGAACTAGGTTGTACTGGTGGAGAAGAAGATGGTATAGATAATACATCTATGAATAAAGAATTGCTATATACTTCTCCTGAAGAAGTGAATTATGCTTATGAAAATCTTATCTCTATAAGTAATAACTTTACTATCGCAGCAGCATTTGGAAATGTTCATGGTGTTTATAAAACAGGTAGCATTTGTTTGAAACCAGAAATATTAAAAAAATCTCAATTATATATTAGTCAAAAACATCATTTAAAGAAAAATCCAATTGATTTTGTTTTTCATGGAAGTTCTGGATCTTATCATGATGATATTAAAAAATCTATTTCTTACGGAGTTGTTAAAATAAATATTGATACTGACATACAATGGGCTTCTTGGTCAGGTGTATTACAATTTTATAAAAAAAATCAGGATTATTTGCATAGTCAATTAGGTAATAAAAAAGGACAAGATATACCTAATAAAAAATACTACGATCCTAGATCGTGGATTACCTATTCTCAACAATCTATAAAAAAACGCTTAATTCAATCTTTTAAAGATTTTAATTCTTTTAATACATTATAA
- the mscS gene encoding small-conductance mechanosensitive channel MscS, which produces MEELNIVEDIGFISSWFSKNQSVVLSYFVHFTTAMTVLITGSFLSGSCSEGINNIFSDKQIDSTITGFVSTLSKYVIITITLIITLGCLGVQTNSVIAILGAAGMAIGLALQGSLSNFAAGVMLVTLRPLKTGEYIDLGGVSGTVMSIHIFYTTLKTLDGKIIVVPNGKIISGNIINYSREPARRNEFAINVSYQSDIDLVIKVLQEVLQNEDRVIKNRDMTVGLSEFGPCSINFVVRCWSKTEELNTVYWDLMLQFKKALDQNNINIPFPQMDIRFYKGKPEQFN; this is translated from the coding sequence ATGGAAGAACTTAATATTGTAGAAGACATTGGATTTATAAGTAGTTGGTTTAGTAAAAATCAGTCTGTTGTTTTAAGTTATTTTGTACACTTTACTACCGCAATGACTGTTTTAATTACTGGAAGTTTTTTATCCGGATCTTGTTCAGAAGGCATTAATAATATTTTTTCTGATAAACAAATTGATAGCACTATAACCGGATTTGTTTCTACTTTATCTAAATATGTAATTATCACTATTACATTAATTATTACTTTAGGGTGTTTAGGAGTACAAACTAATTCTGTAATTGCAATACTTGGAGCAGCAGGTATGGCAATTGGTTTGGCTTTACAAGGATCTTTATCTAATTTTGCAGCAGGCGTGATGTTAGTAACATTACGACCATTAAAAACAGGAGAATACATAGACTTAGGAGGTGTTTCAGGTACAGTAATGAGTATTCATATATTCTACACCACTCTAAAAACATTAGATGGTAAGATTATCGTTGTGCCTAATGGAAAAATTATTTCGGGAAATATTATAAATTATTCTAGAGAACCAGCGCGAAGAAATGAATTTGCAATTAATGTCTCTTATCAAAGTGATATAGACTTAGTAATTAAAGTGCTTCAAGAAGTACTACAAAATGAAGATCGAGTAATTAAAAATAGAGATATGACTGTAGGTTTAAGTGAATTTGGTCCTTGTTCAATAAATTTTGTTGTAAGATGCTGGAGTAAAACAGAAGAACTAAATACAGTATACTGGGATTTAATGTTACAATTCAAAAAAGCATTAGATCAAAATAACATTAATATTCCATTTCCTCAGATGGATATTCGATTTTATAAAGGAAAACCAGAACAATTTAATTAA
- a CDS encoding YhgN family NAAT transporter, whose product MKEIISNTILLILIMDPLGNLPVFMSTLKHFHPKRQRFILIREMFLALIIMFLFLFAGERILNILNLKTETVSISGGLILFLIAIKMIFPSEEIKKNEIIKEEPFLVPLAVPLVAGPSLLATLMLLAHQNHYNTLYLIIALLVAWTFTVIVLLLSEIFLKMMGPGSIIALERLMGLILIMLATQMFLDGIQNWFNF is encoded by the coding sequence ATGAAAGAAATAATTTCTAATACTATATTATTAATTCTAATTATGGATCCTTTAGGTAATTTACCAGTTTTTATGTCCACATTAAAACATTTTCATCCTAAAAGACAACGTTTTATTTTAATAAGAGAAATGTTTTTAGCTTTAATTATAATGTTTTTATTTTTATTTGCAGGAGAAAGAATACTTAATATTTTAAATTTAAAAACAGAAACAGTATCTATATCAGGAGGATTAATTTTATTTCTAATAGCTATAAAAATGATTTTTCCATCAGAAGAAATAAAAAAAAACGAAATTATAAAAGAAGAGCCATTCCTTGTTCCATTAGCAGTACCATTAGTAGCAGGGCCGTCTTTATTAGCTACTTTAATGCTGTTAGCTCATCAAAACCACTATAATACTTTATATTTAATTATTGCTTTATTAGTAGCTTGGACTTTTACAGTAATTGTATTATTGCTATCTGAAATATTTTTAAAAATGATGGGACCAGGAAGTATAATTGCTTTAGAGAGATTAATGGGATTAATTTTAATTATGCTAGCAACTCAAATGTTTTTAGATGGAATACAAAATTGGTTTAATTTCTAA
- a CDS encoding phosphoglycerate kinase: MLTMNELNLNNKRVLIRLDLNVPIHNGKITSNARIKSVLPTIRMASQKNAKVILMSHLGQPKKEQYEKKFSLWPVFQELQNQLSELKLRFTDNFDDVNHLDNGEICLLENVRFNKGETKNSTSLSKLYANLCDIFVMDAFGSAHRIHSSTYGVAMFARIKCAGPLLINEINILEKALTNPKRPMVAIVGGAKISTKFNILHSLKNIADTIIVGGGIANTFIAVNNEVGKSLCEKEYITEAKKILMTNKIIIPIDSRVSTSFNKDSVAILKNIDDINLNEEIMDIGIQSEKNITKIILNAKTILWNGPLGVFEFPNFSHGTKALAKAVSKSAGFSIAGGGDTINAIEKFQVKKNISYISTGGGSFLKFLEKKTLPCIDILK, encoded by the coding sequence ATGCTAACAATGAATGAATTAAATTTAAATAATAAACGAGTATTAATTCGATTAGATTTAAATGTTCCAATTCATAATGGAAAAATAACTTCTAATGCTCGTATAAAATCAGTATTACCTACTATACGAATGGCTTCACAAAAAAATGCAAAAGTTATTTTAATGTCTCATTTAGGTCAACCAAAAAAAGAACAATACGAAAAAAAATTTTCATTATGGCCAGTTTTTCAAGAACTACAAAACCAACTAAGTGAACTAAAATTACGTTTTACAGATAATTTTGATGATGTTAATCATCTCGATAATGGAGAGATTTGTTTATTAGAAAATGTAAGATTTAATAAAGGGGAAACAAAAAATAGCACATCATTATCAAAGTTATATGCTAATTTATGTGATATTTTTGTTATGGATGCTTTTGGAAGTGCTCATAGAATACATTCTTCAACATATGGAGTAGCTATGTTTGCACGAATAAAATGTGCCGGTCCTTTATTAATTAATGAAATTAATATTTTAGAAAAAGCTTTAACAAACCCAAAAAGACCTATGGTTGCTATTGTAGGAGGCGCAAAAATTTCTACCAAATTTAATATTTTACATTCTCTAAAAAATATTGCAGATACAATTATTGTAGGAGGTGGTATAGCCAATACATTTATCGCTGTTAATAATGAAGTAGGAAAATCACTTTGTGAAAAAGAATATATTACAGAAGCGAAAAAAATTTTAATGACAAATAAAATCATTATTCCAATCGATTCACGTGTCAGCACTAGCTTTAATAAAGATTCTGTTGCAATATTAAAAAATATCGATGATATTAATCTTAACGAAGAAATTATGGATATCGGAATACAATCAGAAAAAAACATAACTAAAATAATTCTCAACGCAAAAACAATTCTTTGGAATGGACCTTTGGGTGTATTTGAATTTCCTAATTTTTCTCATGGAACAAAAGCTTTAGCTAAAGCTGTATCTAAAAGCGCAGGTTTTTCGATAGCTGGAGGAGGTGATACTATTAATGCAATTGAAAAATTTCAAGTTAAAAAAAATATATCTTATATATCAACTGGAGGTGGATCGTTTTTAAAATTTTTAGAAAAAAAAACTTTACCATGCATCGATATTTTAAAATAA
- a CDS encoding sulfurtransferase TusA family protein, which translates to MNNNKNFINYTIFLNLISLKCPMPIIKLKFVLRAMKKKEKLLVLSDDIYSKREILFFCNCMDYKIIYLLEKNNFLQYLIKK; encoded by the coding sequence ATGAATAACAATAAAAATTTTATCAATTATACTATTTTTTTAAATTTAATTAGTTTAAAATGCCCTATGCCAATTATAAAATTAAAATTTGTATTAAGAGCAATGAAAAAAAAAGAAAAATTACTTGTTTTATCTGATGATATATATAGTAAAAGAGAAATTTTATTTTTTTGTAATTGTATGGATTATAAAATTATTTATTTATTAGAAAAAAATAATTTTTTACAATATTTAATAAAAAAATAA
- the holA gene encoding DNA polymerase III subunit delta yields MKNIEYSDIQNFSFEKKKYFYYFIFGNNKFLTYECKQHILKKYKKYYFTKKLCISYKQTKDLDKVLEKLQEDDFFNKVKIIMIDIHVYSYSHKEHEKIKKIFCYINKNNILIAYSSISNIGIKNIWIQDKDQINGIIINCNTFNQVKTLKWLDYIAKKNEKIITKTAKNFLYYAYKGNLLFLKKHLEIIFLVYFQKQQKITYFNLKKITQENIESNAFEWIDCLFKGNKIDSFNLLKKLNNNNFYPLYIIRNLQKDLLILFEMKQKNIINSNFLLQKKIWKIRHQEFFRVLKHNDINNLLKIINLLYIAEISEKRNKKKYTWDALQRIILYLN; encoded by the coding sequence ATGAAAAATATTGAATATTCTGATATACAAAATTTTTCTTTTGAAAAAAAAAAATATTTTTATTATTTTATATTTGGAAATAATAAATTTTTAACATATGAATGTAAGCAACATATTTTAAAAAAATATAAAAAATATTATTTTACCAAAAAATTATGTATTTCTTATAAACAAACAAAAGATCTAGATAAAGTATTAGAAAAATTACAAGAAGATGACTTTTTTAATAAAGTTAAAATAATAATGATTGATATTCATGTTTATTCTTATTCTCATAAAGAACATGAAAAAATAAAAAAAATTTTCTGTTACATAAATAAAAACAATATTTTAATCGCGTATTCTTCAATTAGTAATATAGGAATAAAAAATATATGGATACAAGATAAGGATCAAATAAATGGTATAATTATTAATTGTAATACTTTTAATCAAGTAAAAACATTAAAATGGTTAGATTATATTGCTAAAAAAAACGAAAAAATAATTACAAAAACAGCAAAAAATTTTTTGTATTATGCTTATAAAGGAAATCTATTATTTTTAAAAAAACACTTAGAAATTATTTTTTTAGTATATTTTCAAAAACAGCAAAAAATTACATATTTTAACTTAAAAAAAATAACTCAAGAAAATATTGAATCAAACGCTTTTGAATGGATAGATTGTTTATTTAAAGGCAATAAAATAGATAGTTTTAATCTTTTAAAAAAATTAAATAATAATAATTTTTATCCATTATATATTATTCGTAATTTACAAAAAGATTTATTAATTTTATTTGAAATGAAACAAAAAAATATAATTAATAGTAATTTTTTGTTGCAAAAAAAAATATGGAAAATAAGACATCAAGAATTTTTCCGAGTACTCAAGCATAACGATATAAATAATTTATTAAAAATTATAAATTTGTTGTATATTGCAGAAATATCAGAAAAACGAAATAAAAAAAAATATACTTGGGATGCTTTACAGCGTATTATTTTATACTTAAATTAA